A part of Podarcis muralis chromosome 15, rPodMur119.hap1.1, whole genome shotgun sequence genomic DNA contains:
- the LSM1 gene encoding U6 snRNA-associated Sm-like protein LSm1, with protein sequence MNYMPGTASLIQDIDKKHLVLLRDGRTLIGYLRSIDQFANLVLHQTVERIHVGKKYGDIPRGIFVVRGENVVLLGEIDLEKESDTPLQQVSIEEILEVQRIEQQAKQESEKLKVQALKERGLSIPRADTLDEY encoded by the exons ATGAACTACATGCCGGGCACCGCCAGCCTCATCCAGGACATCGACA AGAAACACTTGGTCCTCCTCCGGGACGGTCGGACGCTGATTGGATATTTACGCAGCATCGATCAGTTTG CAAACCTGGTGTTGCACCAGACAGTGGAGCGCATTCATGTGGGCAAAAAGTACGGCGACATCCCTCGGGGAATCTTTGTGGTGAGAGGCGAGAACGTCGTACTTCTGGGAGAAATT GACCTGGAGAAGGAAAGCGACACGCCTTTGCAGCAAGTGTCGATTGAGGAGATCCTGGAAGTGCAGCGAATAGAGCAGCAAGCCAAGCAGGAGTCGGAGAAGCTGAAAGTGCAAGCGCTGAAGGAGCGGGGCCTCTCCATTCCACGGGCTGATACACTAGATGAATACTAG